In the genome of Mesotoga infera, the window AGCTTTTTGAGTCTATACCTTGTTTTCCCTTGCACCATTATACCACATTATTCGCCTGTACTTCACTATTCATCCGCTTTGTACGCTTTTTCAGGAAGCCCTAATTCAGTCGAATGTGCCGGTGGGAATCTTTACCGTTAAGAAGGCGACTCCCGGTATCGCGATGTCTGGCCTTTCGTTCATTTAGCTCTTTTCAGGAACGACTATCTCTTGGGATTGTCCCGATTCCTTCATTCCAAGGCTTTTCACTTCGCCAATGACGGCCAAGGATTGCATTCTGGGATATACATTGCCTCTGATTCCAATGTTTTCGATGCAAATCACCCTATGCTTCATCGTCGCAATCATCTTGGGACTTGAAATCAATCTCAACATTCTGCCGACCATTGTTGTGCTTATACCGGTGGCTGCTTATTCATTGCTATTGGTTTGCTTTGCGGGAGCCTCTTCACAGAAAAACAGGTCGGTAGACTTCGCGGAGCGCTCACACTAACGGCTCTGCCCGGCTTTCAGGCGGCTGGTTTCATCTCGACCTGGTCGGCGGAACATTCAGAGCGATCGCAGATGTTCCGCCTTTCACGTGGTAAGTGCAGGCCGTTTTGCTCTGGCCGGCGAATACACCAAAATCCTCCCCCGAATTACTATGGGAAATAGGTTATGCAGTATGCTTATGATTTCGGTAGTTCTTGCCTTCACAATGAAGATGAAGAGCGACAATCCCTGACGGGTCGGCTATTCGCCAAATCAACCGCGTCCCATGCCCGGCTCAAGTGGTTTCTTCTTCAATCATTTTGACGAAAATTTCAGCGATATTCGGATCGAACTGCTTCCCGGCGCCTTCCCTAACTGCTCGAATGGCAGCTTCTTTTCTTTCTTCGATTGAATCGTCGCCTCTATTGAGAACACGTTCATAGGCTTCTGCTACCGATATGATTCTAGATATCAGCGGGATCTGTTCTCCTGCAAGCCCTCTCGGATAGCCTTTTCCGTCCCATCTTTCGTGGTGGCTGTAGGCAAATTCGGCAAGGTCCAGCGTATCATCGAAAAGATTCAAGATCCTGTATCCGACAACGGAATGCTGCCTCATCTTCTCCCTCTCTTCCCCCGTCAAGACTTTAGAAGAATCCTTAGACAGGATGCTTTCATCAAGTACTATTTTCCCGATGTCATGCAGATAGCCCGCTCGCTTCAGCACGCTGATTTCATGTACGGAGAGGTTTAGGGCAGATCCAATTTGGCCGCACAGTTCGCGAACAGCAACTGAATGCTGCTTCTCTCTCGGATGCTTTGAATGCAAAGTCTCAATAATTGAGTTTATTATCTCCCTGTTTGAAGATTTGCGATTCATTGTCTTATCTCTGTACATAGAGTTTTCCGCGTTTGCCATTACCACTTCCAGCGGTTGATCGATACTTTTTTTCGTATCGAGACCAAGTGAGACACTGCACTTCATCGCTGCGACACGTGTATTCGAAAACCCAATCTTGATTCGCGAGAGTATCTTCTCTGCCTCTTCCTTGTCCGTTTTCGGCAGAAGAATAATGAACTCATCGCCGCCGGCTCGAACAATCACGTCACTCTCCCTGCAAGACTGATTCAGCACCTCTGCAGATTTCCTTAATAGTTCATCTCCGGCAGCGTGACCAAATACATCATTCGTCATCTTCAGGCCATTGATATCTGCGAAGATTACGGACATCGGAAGATTTTCTGATTTATCGATCTCCTTACGGTTGTTTTCGAAACAACTTCTGTTATGAAGTCCCGTAAGTGAGTCATGGCAGCTCAAGTACCTGATCTCTTCCTCTCTCTTCTTCCGTTCTGTAATATCCATGAAGGTTATTACCCCGCCGACTACCTTCCCGTCTCTTATCTGGGGATACGAGTGATACTCCACATCGAAAGAAGTGCCGTCAGCTCTCCAGAAGACCTCGTCATCCGCTTTAAAGCCTCTGCCTTGTTTGATCGATCTGATAATCTTGCAGTCATCAGCAGGAAACACCGTTCCATCCCGGCGGCTATGATGAAGCTTAAGGTGCATGTTCTTCCCGAGCAATTCCTCTATGCTTGAGTATCCAAGAATTCTAGCGGCACTAGTATTGCAGAAAGTGCAGTTCCCATTCATATCAATTCCATAAATACCTTCTGCAGTTGAGTCAAGCAAGAGCTGCAGTTGGTTCTTGCTTTCCTCCAATGCTGCATTTACCTTGTGCAGTTCCTTTGTTCTCTCCACAACACGATCTTCCAGGTTGTTTATAAGAAACTGCATCTTGTCTGCAACTCTGTTGAAACCCGTCGAAATGGTTCCAATCTCATCGTCCCTAGCGACTTGAACTCGCTTTGAGAGATCCCCGGAGGAAAACGCCTCGGACACCTGAAGAAGATCGTTTACAGGCTTCATAAGCTTTCGAGCTAATATGAAGAATATGATGACAGAGAAAACCAGTGCAAGCGCAACCAGCAAAACAGTTAGATGAATACTATCCACAACACTGATCATATAATGTGTTTCAGGAATCACAGCTAGCAAGACCCAGTCGACTCCCGGCATACGGATTTCTCTAATGTCGACAAAGACCTTTCCATTCTCGTCTTTGAAAGTGAGAAATGGATCCTGACTCAGATTATAGTTACTGCAAACCTGCCGAATGACCGAGTTATCGATTTCGCAAATTGATAGCCGTTTGAACGTTCCGTCGGATAGAAATGAGAAGTTATCGACCTCCAAAGAATTTGCGATCAGCAGACCTGTATCCCTTTCAAAAATGATTGCGTAGCCGTCATAGTCTTTCACAGTTTCCTTGAGAAAGCCTCCTACACCCGAAAGGAGCATGTGCGTTCCCAAAACACCCCGTAAACTACCTTCCCTGTCGTAGACCGGCCATGCGGCAGAAATGGTCAGATCATCCATTACAAAGTGTTTATAGATTGGCGAGAAGATGGGACCCGCTGCGGCTTCTGCAGCTTTGTACCATGCTCGAGTTCGAGGATCGAATTTCCCTGCTACGACTACCCGCTCGCCGGCAGTCAAATCCTCATTCACGGAATAGTACCATGAGTAGCCTCCCGTAGAAGCGTCGTTTCTCATAATCTCTATTACTCCATCTTCATTTCTGCGGGCGCCATAGTACTCTCCGTTGACCGTGCCAAAGCTGAAACTGTATACTTCCTCTTTCTGAGAACTCAAGACACCGACGAAGAATTTCTCTCTATTTTCTTCGTCAGAGAGATCGAGAATATTGTTTTCGATGATCTTGTGGTTTGCTTCGTTAATGTGAGTAGGCTCGTGCATGAAGTTGACTATCTGACTGAACGTACTCTCGCTTATTGTTCCAACAATCCGTTCCGATGTCAGCTCAGCCGAAGATAACCATCTCGCGAAAATGAGACTCCCGATTCCGACCACGGACATCAGAATAGTCAACATGAATACAATTGCGGCCGCCCACTTGATTGAAATGTCTCCCTTACTTCCTCTCATAGTACTTTCCATCCCTCTTCGGAGTACTTATTCTTCTGTTGCATGTGCTACAGTAATCGACTGTTTTTCTGAACCTCATTTGCCACCTTTCTTCATTATAATAGTTACCCTAAGATTTTTTACACTCTGCCACACCAAGACAAAAGGCATTAATTCTCGCTGATCAAATCCTTTCGGAATACTAGGCAGGCTAATTCTCAGCTGTCGCAGAGGGCGTCTATCTTACATAAGCCTTGTGCGTTCTTTCGAAGACCCTATTCAACATCTGCTCATCGAGGTTCTGCATTATCGCAAAACTATGCCAAGAATGGCAGAGCGTTCAGCTTGTCTCTTCTATACATCACAAATCGTATAACACAGTTCATCTTTCTCGATGAATACTCCGCTGAATTCTCATACGCCAGGAAACAGAAATTGAAATCACAAACTGACGGTTGAGGATACCCTGCACTTCTTCTTCTGAGTCGCTTAATAGAAGAAGCGCTCCGTCAAATGATGCTGCTTTCAATAACGACACAATATGATGCGAGTATTCTATTTTTCTGGTTTAAGCGGTCCGCCTTTGAAGAAATCTGAGCGAAGATGCGTGAAAAGTGTCGCCCGTTCAGATAGATCCTGTACTTAGCTCTTCCGCGAAGACTTTGTTCTCACAGACCAAACTCTCGAAGCATATCTTTAAAGAGTAACCACACATTCATGAATACCGGCTTAGTTTACAGTCCGAGCGCAAGGCTATTTCTTTCCTCTTCATCGGCCTCGCCATTCATTTCAATAAGGGATGTAGTACTTATCAGCAGCCATCATTGATGATTATGAATCTTAAGAAACTCGATTGCCGCCTCCTTGTCCAGAGGTCTGGCAACGAGATATCCTTGTATTTCGTCACATCCGCAACTGAGAAGATACTGTCTCTGCTCCTCATGCTCAACCCCTTCTGCCGTAACATAATGCCCCAACTTGTGGGCCATCGAGATGATATCACAAGTAATAGTATCCTCGGCTCTCAAATGCATCAGTCCATCAACAAAAGACTTGTCAATTTTCAGGCAGTTGACGTTCAGCTCTTGTTCCCTCGCAAGAGATGAGTATCCTGTCCCAAAATCATCTATAGCAATATGGATACCGTTATCCTTCAACTTACCAAGAGTTCGGTTTATTTCCTCGTAGTTTGAAGCAAAGACCGTTTCAGTTATTTCGAGACAAATGTTTTCGGGGGAAACACGCGCTTCACTTATCATTTCAAACAGATCGTCAACGAAATCACTTCTCAGAAGCTGAATGGCAGAGACATTTATCGAGACTCCAATGTCACTGAATCCATTCTTTCTTAGCTCGTTAAGAAAGCTAAAGGCCTGGTACATGACTTTTCTACCAATGGGAATAATGAGTTTTGTTTTTTCGGCTACCGGAATGAATTCCAAAGGCGGCACAAGACCGAGTTTGTCGGTTCTCAGTCTCGACAGAGCTTCAAAACAACGAATCAGGTTTGATTTGAGACCAAGGACCGGCTGATATTGCAGAAACAACCCGCCATCATCTTCGCTTACTGCAATTCTGGAAAGTTCGCGATCTATCTCCAGTTCGCGGGTAATCTGCATCTCTATCTCCTCATCATAAAATCGAATCCCAACTTTTCTCTCATTAACATTAATCGCCTTTTCCGATGTGATGAGAAGTCTTTTCATCAGCTGATCAACATCGCTATCATTATCCTGATTGATCTCAACAACACCGACCCCAACTCCGATTCTCTCAACCTCAAACAAGGAAGTTAGTGTATTTGCAATAGCTTCTGAGAATTCATGAAGAGTCGCCTTACCTTCGTGATCTCTCAAGTAGAAAACAAACAGGTTTTCATATGCGTAAGATAGCAGGAGATTTTCTGTACAAAACCTGCTGAGTGATTCGGCCACATTCCTTGTCAATTCCTGAGAGTAGTGGAATCCGTAAGTCGCCGTCACTAACTGCATATTACTCAGATTTACACTAATAAGAGCTCTTCTCGACGCTTTTCGATTCTTCGAGTCTCTCTTGAGAACTCCTTCCAAATAACTAAGATTGTACAGATCCGTCCATCTGTCGTGTTCACTAGTATACTTGAGTTCATCTTCAGATCTTTTCCGACTTGTTATGTCTATAATTATCCCTTCAAGACCCTCAACCTCTCCTGCCTCAGTGAACACTCCTTCTCCCATTTCCAGAACCCATTTTCGCTCTCCCTCTGCGGTAATTATTT includes:
- a CDS encoding diguanylate cyclase, which encodes MRGSKGDISIKWAAAIVFMLTILMSVVGIGSLIFARWLSSAELTSERIVGTISESTFSQIVNFMHEPTHINEANHKIIENNILDLSDEENREKFFVGVLSSQKEEVYSFSFGTVNGEYYGARRNEDGVIEIMRNDASTGGYSWYYSVNEDLTAGERVVVAGKFDPRTRAWYKAAEAAAGPIFSPIYKHFVMDDLTISAAWPVYDREGSLRGVLGTHMLLSGVGGFLKETVKDYDGYAIIFERDTGLLIANSLEVDNFSFLSDGTFKRLSICEIDNSVIRQVCSNYNLSQDPFLTFKDENGKVFVDIREIRMPGVDWVLLAVIPETHYMISVVDSIHLTVLLVALALVFSVIIFFILARKLMKPVNDLLQVSEAFSSGDLSKRVQVARDDEIGTISTGFNRVADKMQFLINNLEDRVVERTKELHKVNAALEESKNQLQLLLDSTAEGIYGIDMNGNCTFCNTSAARILGYSSIEELLGKNMHLKLHHSRRDGTVFPADDCKIIRSIKQGRGFKADDEVFWRADGTSFDVEYHSYPQIRDGKVVGGVITFMDITERKKREEEIRYLSCHDSLTGLHNRSCFENNRKEIDKSENLPMSVIFADINGLKMTNDVFGHAAGDELLRKSAEVLNQSCRESDVIVRAGGDEFIILLPKTDKEEAEKILSRIKIGFSNTRVAAMKCSVSLGLDTKKSIDQPLEVVMANAENSMYRDKTMNRKSSNREIINSIIETLHSKHPREKQHSVAVRELCGQIGSALNLSVHEISVLKRAGYLHDIGKIVLDESILSKDSSKVLTGEEREKMRQHSVVGYRILNLFDDTLDLAEFAYSHHERWDGKGYPRGLAGEQIPLISRIISVAEAYERVLNRGDDSIEERKEAAIRAVREGAGKQFDPNIAEIFVKMIEEETT
- a CDS encoding EAL domain-containing protein; amino-acid sequence: MSAKILVVDDSASDRFIIERMLREYDILTACDGIEAMQQIDEHGDIDIVILDLNMPKMDGFEVLKALESNDRYKGLRTIILTNYDELDNEIEGLRLGAVDYIRKPVNMDSLKARIEIHVELLRIQQLLEQKLYEQGLTFETIFQQAPIGIAISHGSEPSNSKNAVTRFNPMFEQITGRTKDELMELGWAKITYPDDLDKDLANFKKLQSGELSSYSMEKRYVKPDGSIVWVQMTVAPLVISNDSRYNHICLAQEITRRKEMEADLLESERSKSVLLSHLPGLAYRCKCDGQWTMEYVSAGCSKLTGYPPESLISNKDLAFNDLVAPEYRESLWREREKAIAKRMPLNYEYQIITAEGERKWVLEMGEGVFTEAGEVEGLEGIIIDITSRKRSEDELKYTSEHDRWTDLYNLSYLEGVLKRDSKNRKASRRALISVNLSNMQLVTATYGFHYSQELTRNVAESLSRFCTENLLLSYAYENLFVFYLRDHEGKATLHEFSEAIANTLTSLFEVERIGVGVGVVEINQDNDSDVDQLMKRLLITSEKAINVNERKVGIRFYDEEIEMQITRELEIDRELSRIAVSEDDGGLFLQYQPVLGLKSNLIRCFEALSRLRTDKLGLVPPLEFIPVAEKTKLIIPIGRKVMYQAFSFLNELRKNGFSDIGVSINVSAIQLLRSDFVDDLFEMISEARVSPENICLEITETVFASNYEEINRTLGKLKDNGIHIAIDDFGTGYSSLAREQELNVNCLKIDKSFVDGLMHLRAEDTITCDIISMAHKLGHYVTAEGVEHEEQRQYLLSCGCDEIQGYLVARPLDKEAAIEFLKIHNHQ